One window of the Microvirgula aerodenitrificans DSM 15089 genome contains the following:
- a CDS encoding inovirus Gp2 family protein has protein sequence MPPSTKARRHGVNTNLHLHHADSFCGLPVMSRHAPFIQEYLGRLHDTLLRALDEHPRTLALRFDLRLPEEELFPLWEFTNQVMPRFIDSLKAKIANDRERSHQSYGKVHHTSVRYVWARELGLTGKPHYHCVLFLNQDAYFSFGRIGSGQENTYSRIQSAWASALRLPDEDVTGLVHVPDNSTYRLRRGDTEGLEAFFHRASYLCKAETKGYGDGQHAFGCSRS, from the coding sequence AAGCACGGCGCCATGGCGTCAACACAAACCTTCACTTGCATCACGCAGACAGCTTTTGTGGGCTCCCTGTCATGAGCAGGCATGCTCCGTTCATTCAGGAGTACCTAGGCCGGCTCCATGACACATTACTGCGTGCCTTGGACGAGCACCCAAGGACCCTTGCCTTGCGGTTTGATCTTCGGCTCCCGGAGGAAGAGCTCTTCCCCCTTTGGGAGTTCACCAATCAAGTGATGCCACGTTTCATTGACTCACTGAAAGCGAAGATTGCTAATGACCGGGAACGGTCCCATCAGAGCTATGGCAAGGTCCATCACACCAGTGTCCGCTACGTATGGGCCCGGGAGCTTGGCCTTACCGGGAAGCCGCACTACCACTGCGTGCTCTTTCTCAACCAGGATGCCTACTTCTCCTTTGGGCGCATCGGCTCTGGCCAGGAGAACACCTACAGCCGTATTCAGTCCGCCTGGGCCAGCGCCCTCAGACTTCCCGATGAAGATGTGACGGGACTGGTCCATGTGCCTGACAACTCAACGTATCGACTGCGTAGGGGCGATACAGAGGGGCTGGAAGCGTTCTTTCATCGGGCCAGCTACCTCTGCAAGGCAGAGACCAAGGGCTACGGGGATGGGCAGCATGCGTTTGGTTGCAGCAGGAGTTGA